From the Salinigranum rubrum genome, the window ATCGATCATTCCGATGTCGTCCCCCCACTCGTGATCGAGCGTGGAAACGAGCTGCATCGTGTCCTCGGACAGGAGGGTGAAAATCGTTCCAACATCTCCGCTGGCGAGAAGCCGAAGTACTGCGTCGTAGCCTTTCATGAACCTTGGCCGAAACATCACTCGTATCGTCAAAAGTGTTGTGCCGGCGAAGGGTTCGCCACACCGGCACGCAGACGGCCCATCCGACAGGTGCTCCACCCGTCTGGAGCACCATCTCGACATGGCGACATCCTGAAAGTGAGCGCGATGGTCGCCCTCACATCTTTAAGATGGTGGGCATCTGTGGATGTGGCAATGGACAGCATAGATCCGACTCCGTTGTCGTTTACCGCCACCAGATTCCGCTTCGGCGAGGGTATTGTCGACGAGTTACCTGTCGTACTCGACCAGTTTACCATCTCGTCTCCGCTCGTCGTGACTGATGCGGGCATCCGAGAGGCCGGGCTTCTCGATCGGGTGATAGCCGAGACCGACGCGGAACACATCTACGAATCGACCACGGAACCGACGACAGACGACTTCGACGATCTCCCGACAGAGAACGTAGACAGCGTCGTCGCCATCGGCGGCGGCTCGGTGCTCGATACGGCGAAAGTAATCGCGCTCTTGCTCGCACACGGCGGCCATCCTGGCGAGTATATCGGTTCCGGGAAGATCCCGGGGGAAATCTCCCCGCTCGTCGCCATTCCAACGACGAGCGGTACCGGTTCGGAGGTCAGCCAGACCGCGGTCGTCACCCACGAAGGCGTGAAGCGGGGGATTAGCGACGAGCGGCTCCGGCCGATGCTCGCCCTCGTCGACCCAGAGCTAACTTACGATCTGCCCCAGTCCGTGACTGCCCGGTCGGGGTTCGACGCACTCATGCACTCTCTCGAAGGTCTCACCGCGCGGGACTACCGATGGGTCGAAGACCGTCCCATTACCTACCAGGGGGCGAACCCGATCTCCCGGTCACTCGCGCGCCGAGCACTCGGACTCGTATACGGATCGCTCGAACGAGCTGTCTTCGACGGTGACGATCATGGGGCACGGCGCGGGATGAGTCTCGGGTCGTGTCTTGCGGCGGTCGCCCATTCGAACTCCGGGCTGGGTGCGATCCACGCGCTTGCGTCCGCAGTCGGCGGAATCACGGGTCGACCACACGGGGAATGTCTCGCGGCGTCAGTCGAACCTGCACTAGAGTACAACCTGCCGATCCGCCGCGACGCGTACGCCGAACTTGCAGACGAGTTCGGCGTCGGCGACACCGCCGAAGCGTTCATCGCCGAGATCACGCGAGTCCGCGACGACATCGGTCTCCCCCCGTCGTTTTCGGAGCTCGGTCTCGACCAGAGCGACGCCGACCGAATCGTCGAGGCGACGCTCGTCCAAGAGCGCCGATTGAAGACGAATCCCCGGGTGGTTTCCGAAGATATCGAGACCGTCGTGAGTGCACATCTGGAGTGAGCTATAGTAGCGTTTGAAACTCTTCGCAACCGGCTACGTTGCTGTTCCAGCGGGTGTATGAGAGGTTTCACCAATCGCGTGAGTGGATTCTTTCAAATGCTACTATAGTGCAGTGATAATCGTTCCCTGGAAAGGACGGCTAGCACTGTGAAGAGTACGTGTGGAGTGGCAAACCTTATCACGGCACTGAACGCTGGAGTCAATATGAACGTCGTCGAATGGTTCAACCAGCGAGTCCAGCAATACGGAGCGCACACGTTCATCGAATTTCCGGACGAACAGGCGAGCTACCGGGAGGTCTCGAATCGAGGGACGCAGATTGCGAGGCTACTGACTGATCAGGGAATCGAAGACGACGATACTGTCCTGCTCTTTTTACCCAACTGCATAGAGTACGTGACCCTGCTGTTCGGGATTCCGAAAGTGGGCGGGGTAGCCGCGTCGTTGAACACTAAGTTCAGACGCGGTGGGCTCGAACACCTAATCCGTAAATCCGATGCAGATCTCACGTTCGTCAGCGATACCCTCCTCTCTCGGTACGATTCGGCCGCAAAACGGCTCGACCAACCACCGTCGACAGTCGTCGTGGTCGAGAAAAGAGGCGGACAGGAAGAAGTCGACGTCACCAGCGCAACCTGTGCGGGCACGCTGGCCGACCTGCGGGCGAGGTACGACACCGAGCCGATTGATTCGCCGGAGATGAAACCCGGTCATCCGCTCGCCCTTATTCACACGTCCGGGACGACGGGGCTACCCAAGTGGTGTCAGCTCAGCCACCAGTACGCGATATCGGCGGGTACAGCCATCAGCGAGACTGCCGAACTGACAAACGAAGACAGGATATTCGATCCGCTCGCGATGTACCACCTCAGTCCACAGATCCTCCATCTCTACGGCACGGTGCACGCGGGAGCGACAGCAATCAAAGTCGAACAGTTCTCTGCGTCAGCGTTCTGGGAGCAGGTGGTAACGTTCGATCCGTCAGTGTTACTCCTCCACCTTGGCATGATCGACATCCTCAAAACACAACCGGTCCGGGACATCGAGACGCAACACGCTGTTCGGCTCGTCCAGGGAGGAGATAGAGAGTTCCTCGACCGGTTCGAGATTCCAGCCACCATCACTGGGTATGGGTCGACGGAAGCAGGCGCGTGGACGAGCCTCACGACGATTTCGAAACCATACGACAACATTCGAGACGACGAGAAGCTTACGCAGATGGGTGGCGTCGAACGCGACGACATGGAGGTCAGGTTTTTTGATGAGAACGATCATGAGGTCGAAACCGGCAAACCCGGTGAAATCGTCGTTCGCCCTACCGAACCCCACGTTATCTTCGACGGCTACTACAACGACGCCGAGAAGACAGTTGACGCTTGGCAGAACCTCTGGTTCCACACAGGCGATCTCGGGTACCGCGACGTGGAGGGACGTATCCACTTCCTCGAGCGGATGGAAGACAGCATCCGCGTCCGCGGCGAATTTGTGAACATCGAACTCGTCGAAACCTGCATTGGGGAGATTCCGGGCGTCGATGCCGTCGCCGTAATCGGCGTTCCAGCCGAGGTTGGCGACGAAGAGATCAAGGCGGTGATCCAGCTCGCCGATGGTGTCGATTTGTCTCCGGAGACCATCGTCGAAGCGTGTGAAACCGAACTCCCCGGCTACATGGTTCCGCGGTACGTCGAGTTCGTCGACGCCATTCCACGCGGAACAGCGATCGGAAAGATTCAGAAAGCGAAGCTCTCGCGCGACGTGGGAGCGGTCTGGGACCGCCGCGTCTGACGTACCTGATACAATCTCACCCGAATCTTTTTGACTTCGGGCCACTCTATCGGGTACTCATGTATACCATCCATCCGATCCACTGTGCGACGATCGACTCGGTCAAGGGCAAATACACGTATTTGACCGACATGGGATCGGCGATGGCTATTCCGGCGATTAGCTTCCTTGTTACCGCGGACGACCCCGACGAAGACACGGTTATTGTCGTCGATACGGGTGTACAAGAACCCGACGGCGACGGCACCGTCATCGGCAACGAAGTTGATCTAGGGGGTCCGGAGCCGATCGTGGACGGACTGGCCGAGCAAGACCTCACTCCAGCGGACGTCGATTACGTCATTCTCACGCACCTCCATCACGATCACTCCTCGAACAACGACCTGTTCGAGGAGGCGGAGTTTTTCGTCCAGCGCGCCGAGCTAGACGCCGCGAAGGATCCGCTACCACCGATGGCAGAGTACTATCTCCCAGAAAATATCGATTCACTCGACCATGTCGAGACGTCCATCGTCGACGGCGGCTATCGACTTCGGGAGGGTATCGAAATACTACTGACGCCAGGTCATTCACGAGGGATGCAGTCC encodes:
- a CDS encoding iron-containing alcohol dehydrogenase codes for the protein MDSIDPTPLSFTATRFRFGEGIVDELPVVLDQFTISSPLVVTDAGIREAGLLDRVIAETDAEHIYESTTEPTTDDFDDLPTENVDSVVAIGGGSVLDTAKVIALLLAHGGHPGEYIGSGKIPGEISPLVAIPTTSGTGSEVSQTAVVTHEGVKRGISDERLRPMLALVDPELTYDLPQSVTARSGFDALMHSLEGLTARDYRWVEDRPITYQGANPISRSLARRALGLVYGSLERAVFDGDDHGARRGMSLGSCLAAVAHSNSGLGAIHALASAVGGITGRPHGECLAASVEPALEYNLPIRRDAYAELADEFGVGDTAEAFIAEITRVRDDIGLPPSFSELGLDQSDADRIVEATLVQERRLKTNPRVVSEDIETVVSAHLE
- a CDS encoding AMP-binding protein; amino-acid sequence: MNVVEWFNQRVQQYGAHTFIEFPDEQASYREVSNRGTQIARLLTDQGIEDDDTVLLFLPNCIEYVTLLFGIPKVGGVAASLNTKFRRGGLEHLIRKSDADLTFVSDTLLSRYDSAAKRLDQPPSTVVVVEKRGGQEEVDVTSATCAGTLADLRARYDTEPIDSPEMKPGHPLALIHTSGTTGLPKWCQLSHQYAISAGTAISETAELTNEDRIFDPLAMYHLSPQILHLYGTVHAGATAIKVEQFSASAFWEQVVTFDPSVLLLHLGMIDILKTQPVRDIETQHAVRLVQGGDREFLDRFEIPATITGYGSTEAGAWTSLTTISKPYDNIRDDEKLTQMGGVERDDMEVRFFDENDHEVETGKPGEIVVRPTEPHVIFDGYYNDAEKTVDAWQNLWFHTGDLGYRDVEGRIHFLERMEDSIRVRGEFVNIELVETCIGEIPGVDAVAVIGVPAEVGDEEIKAVIQLADGVDLSPETIVEACETELPGYMVPRYVEFVDAIPRGTAIGKIQKAKLSRDVGAVWDRRV
- a CDS encoding N-acyl homoserine lactonase family protein; the protein is MYTIHPIHCATIDSVKGKYTYLTDMGSAMAIPAISFLVTADDPDEDTVIVVDTGVQEPDGDGTVIGNEVDLGGPEPIVDGLAEQDLTPADVDYVILTHLHHDHSSNNDLFEEAEFFVQRAELDAAKDPLPPMAEYYLPENIDSLDHVETSIVDGGYRLREGIEILLTPGHSRGMQSVIVETAAGPHALIGDLAYCEHNLNPKTTSFVDASGREVQTTPLNWDYLPPGVLVDLEECYQSIERLRKRVGEAGRLVGGHDAAFLGNSLP